Below is a window of Amphiprion ocellaris isolate individual 3 ecotype Okinawa chromosome 15, ASM2253959v1, whole genome shotgun sequence DNA.
cagaaagaaaaaagaaaaaaacacggCGTCTTAGCATAATAGTGGTGAAAAACTCCTCAATATACCTTCAGTATAAAGACATCCCTATCACCAGTTTCATGTTTATGAGCTGTAACATTGCAGGACTCATTTTATTcagcaaaatatgaaaaaatagtAATTACTCCATGTTAAAATTAGATTTATATTCCTGCTACTGTGGAACAGATTCATTAAATGGATCCAAACACGTCTAAAAATTAGGTTTGCAGATCACAAGTTTATTTTGGCCATTTGCTTTGCACCAGTGACACTAAACCCCTTTTCACTCCATTATCTTAATAATAACCgataacacaacaaaacagcaaaacaccaATAATAACATACAGCGGGACCAGTGCCGTCATACCAGAAGATCATggttgttctgctgttttccacagttttttctCTCACTTGTACTCTCTATTATAATGAATTGGAGGACCCAATCACAAAGGTGGCCTCTAAGGTGCCAGTGCAAATTCCTCTCGCCTCACCCCTTCACCACTTACTCGTTActactgtgtgtgcatgtaaacaaaaaatctgattgGCGTGAAAATAAAGAGAGGAGAAGTGAGGGACCAATCAGAAAAGGGCCTTTGTTCGGAGTTCAAAATAGAGCACTTGAAGCCTAACTGTTGCCTGGATACACAGATTGCAGGCAATTACAGAGCCAGATTACAGTGGGGTGAAAATAGGTGAGACTGTCAATGGAGCACcaatttgtgcatgtgtgtgggtgtgtgtgtgagcgaggGAGCATGTGACTGTACATGCGTTGAACACAGCGGGCCGAGCATTAGTGTAGATGTGTGAAAATGTAGACACAGAAATGTTAATGAGTCTTTACATCTGTAACGTCGCTGTGTGATTGGAAATGCAGGTTTTCACATGGATTCATGCAATATTACCACCTTGTCTACTTGGAAGGCTGATACCGCtgctatttgaaaaaaaaaaaacaactgatagAAAAGAAGgagcaaaattacaacaaacacTATCAAGTGAGAGGATAAAACATGAACTTCTATCATCGGTCACAAGAATTCTGCTCTCTTCGAGTGTTGAGGCAATACTCTGTGTATTTTTCAGATATAACACAAGTGCACTGCACAAACACAGTCTACGGTCAACAGCTATGTCCCTATGCTGCACTCTGAGAGCTACAAGGTCTCTAGTTCATAGTCTTGGGGcctcatatttttaatttggatGTTTTAAGAAACTCTTCAGTTCAAATTGTTCCCTTTAAGCCTTGTAGGTCTGTAAAGTAACTTGCTGATGTCTAATATCCGACTGTCTCAAAACAGCCTCCATGGGAACAATTTTCATGCCAAAATGACActtgttttcttaaaaacagATCAGAGAGCAAGTACACAATGCCGCTGGACTACAACAAAAGCCAGAACACCCTGTAGCTCATCAGCTTTTTTATGAAGTGGGCTGCACATTTTCCACTTTCGACAAAGTGAAGGGCATCTTTCCCTCCTCTGAACCTGGCGGTTTAGTGACCACATCCCCCAGATCCCTACATCCCCTCCACTTTGAACCGGACTCTCCTCTCCGGTCCCCCTCCCCTGGTCTGTGGAACAGCTTCTCTTTCAAGTTTGCCCTGTTGAGGATCCAAACGACCGCCCCCATCGCTGCCAGGGCAGAGCCGAGGCAGGAGAGCCCGATCCCGGCCGCAGCGCTAGCGTGAAGCCCCCTGTTAAAGCTGACAGCCTGGGCATCCACGAAGAACAGGTCTCCCTCTCCGAATGACTCAATTTTGTGAGGAGTGCAGTAACCGACTGACAGGGTGACAATACCCGCAGTCAGGATCAGCAGACCCAGGGCCAAGGACACCtggagagacacacacaaagctgAGCTGGTTATTTGTGCAGACTTGGTCGTTTTTTTGTATAGGTGGTTCTATTTTCTCGGTATCTTTATTTCTTCTTAGGAAAGGTCATCTTGTTGTTTGTAATGCAGAATGAAATTGCCAAATAGGCAGGGGGCTTGTGTATAATCCCATGCCTTTAGAAATACCACCACCCCACTGCCTGTTCATCATGCAGAGACAGTTTTAAAAAGCATTGTATGCACTATTTCACAGGAGTATGTCACAGAGAATATTTTCAGGGGTGAAGCTCATCGCTAGTGAAAACAACCAGCAGGAGACACCAAGTGTCATACTAGCTGCTTGTCTCCGTCTGTCTGGGGCTGGCAGGGACAAGGACATCAGTGTGCAGGGACATGGACAGTCCAATTTaggagaaaatgaggaaaaaattcAAATCCCCAATCCTCTGAATATAGCGGTAGATACTTTCTATTACTACATCGCTTTTGTATTTAGTTGAAATGGGAGTGCATTAAGGACTTCCTTTTAACATAGTAAGCCTTATTATGACATATAATCAATAGAGCTGTACAAGTCTGAACTGAGATTTTTTATGCTTGaaggtgtgtatatatatatatatatatatatatatatatatatatatatatatatatatatatatacatatatatatatacatatatatatatatatatatatgtatatatgtatatatgtatatatatatgtatatatatatatatgtatatatatatatgtatatatatatatatatatatatatatatatatatatatatatatatatatatatatatatatacatatatatatatacatatatatatatatatacatatatatatatacatatatacatatatacatatatatatatatatatatatgtatatatatatatgtatatatatatatatatatatatatatatatatatatatatatatatatatatataaaaatgcagtgttctgctgggaaacctttagtcctgacattcatgtggatgtttgacatgtaccaccctcCTAaccattgcaggtcaagcaactcTCCACCCTCTATGTcagcagcagtccttgatgccagttgccaccctcggCAGGACAATGTACCCCAACAcaccgcaaaaactgctcagcagtggcccggggaacacaacagagctaaggtgttcaccggGGTTCCATATTCCTCAGATTCAagtcttattgagcatctgtgggatgtgtcaGGATAAagctgatctaggtaggtcccacacTGCagcccacaggacccacagaattcattGTCACCATCccagtgccacaggacatccccagaggtcctgtgtccatgccccactgggtcagaagAGTTTTAACAGCATAAAGGGGGCCAACagaatattaggcaggtggtcttAATGTTATGACTGATcggtgtgtatatatacagacACGTCAGGCATaatattatgaccacctgcctaatattgtgttggtccccgttatgctgccaaaacagccccgACCCGTCAAGGCATgtactccactagacccctgaaggtgtgctgcgGTATCTGTCACcaagttagcagcagatcctttaagtcctgtaagtTGCAAGGTGGGACCTTGTTTGTTCAGCATATCCCACAGAGActtgattggattgagatctggggaatttagaggccaagtcaacacctcaaactcatTGCTGTGTTCCTCAAAGCATTCCtgaacatttttgctttgtggctcAACgtattatcctgctgaaagaggtcacagccatcagggaatccCGTCTCCATGAAAgcgtgtacatggtctgcaacaatgcttaggtaggtggtacgtgtcaaagtaacatccacaagGATGGAAGGACACATTTCCTCAAGGACACATTGAGGAAATGTGTGGTGTTACGTCTGTTCTGAAACTGCTGTGGCACTGTAATTTCCTGTAAAGGATTATTAaaggatctatctatctatctatctatctatctaggacccaaggtttcccagcagaacattgcccaaagcatcacactgcctcctccagtttgccttcttcccatactGCATCCTGGTgtcatgtgttccccaggtaagtgATGCACACGTATCTGGCCATCCaagtgatgtaaaagaaaatgtggttcatcagaccaggccatcctcttccattgctccatggtccagttctgatgctcatgtgCCCTTGTTGGCGCTTTTAGCAGTGCACAGAGGTCATTATGGGCactctgactggtctgcagctatgcagccccaaactcaacaaactgtgatgcactgtgtattctgacacctttcagTCAGAACCAACATTAGCTTCTCAGCAATCTGAGCAACAGTAGGTCGTCTGTTGCACACAGGCCAGCATTTGCTCCCCACATGCATCAGTGAGCCTATGACCTTGTCGTCGGTTCACCAGTGTTCCTTCATGGGACCATTTGTGATaaatactgaccactgcagaccagaaaCGCCTCACAAGAGCTGTAGTTTTAGAGACGCTCTGATCCAGTCATCTAGCCATCACCATTTGTCAaactccatttttttctgcttctaacacatcaacttgtggacaaaatgttcccttgctgcctaatatatccaacccactaacaggtgccatgatgaagagaaaatcagtgttattcacttcacctgtcagtggtcataatgttatgcctgatcagtacATGTATATATAAACTGAAAAGAGAATGTGACCTTCCAAACTGCATGTTTATTGTACTTAAGTTTTCTCTGTACATATTCATTGGAAAACAGTCCTGGTACGTAGAGATGCAGTGGTTTTACCTTCCAGACTGCTGAGTTCCACCGCAAGGCTGACCTCTGGCTCTGGACGAACCCTCGATCCTCCGGGTCTCTGTCCCACATAGAAGACGAGCACTCTTCATAGAAGTGGTGTAAATAGGAACGAACTCCAAACTGAAGGCAGCTAGAACCTCGCTGGAACATTGTTGTGGTAAAAACAATTGAATTAAGGGAGAGAATAAAACCCCTCACAGCTGCTGTTGTCTTTCAAGTTTGAAGAAAGCATAGTTGACAATTTAGATTACAAAATACAGTGTCCACTTTCAGAGCACAGGggacatcaataaaatatttattggaTCCTACACTGGAAGTGATATGTGGCGCAAAGGAAGAAGTATAGATTCCAATCAGAAAGTGAAGGTAGCCACCATAATGTCACCCATTggtaaaataagataagataagacaagataagataagataaccCTTTATAAATCCCACAGTGGGGGGATTTGCATTGTTCcagcagcaaagatagtgcaaacagtAAGGAAAtgtaatacaaaaataaaaaataaccccaaaaaacaggacaaacagtaCATACGTACTAATTATAGCAATAACATTATTGGACATGCCAGTGGCATTTGGAATCTGTCTGTATTGTACTGAGAAAATGGTGTGTGCATTACTGTTGTAAGCCTCAAATTTGGCATTTGATCGTCACCATCTTTTCAAATCAGATGTGACCGAACCTGAATGACATGAGTGAGTGCTGGAGAAAAACTAAGTCTGATGTTTGATTAACTGGAACAGATTTTATGTGAGGTCCTGTAATTTCTAGCGGACATAATTAAGATTACTGTAGAGTGGGGGCTGTTATTATGAGGTCAGTTGGGGTTATGGGGGCTGTAGTACAAAACATCGCCAGTTAGTGTGCAGTGGTGCCCCGAACATACCAAATATGTGCACTGAATTTTGAGGGTTACCAAAGATGCCCTCTTAATGTTGATGATTCTTTATCTGTGATAAAATCGAATAAAACTAGATGATCACACAGAGAAACCGAAGCTCACCTCACTGCTGGAGGATTCTCCTCCTGAGCCAGAAACACAGGCCTCAGAGCACAGCGCCATCACACACCTTGTACACCTACAGCACAGATACAAATTCATACTGTTAGCAGCCATAGTTCTCAACAGATTGGTATGTGTACATATCAGCAGCTTGGCTGTTAACACAAACATTGTTTATCTGCTGAATATGGATTTCCTTCCATAAAAGCCTCCCTCCCTACAGAGACTCATCATAAATCTTGGCCAGTGTCGTCGGGTTGCCCCAGTTATTGTTGCTGCATGTGAACGATTGACGGCTACCGTGGCCCTGAGGTGACTCTATCACCACCCACGGATGAGTCACACATATGCAAGTGCGTGCACACTGTATTCATGTTACTCTGTTATTATTCTCCTAAGGCTGTTTGGTTGATTTACTTCATTCTTTACCTTGAAACTGTTTCTCTAAGCTGCAAACACATGCCTGCACTCACTCTGTAGCATATAGTTTAACCCAACTGCAGTATAAACTGTAAtcctgatgaccaaattaacACTGAAGAGGCACAAGCAGAGAACATGCAGCTCAGTTAATGACATGTTTTTACTCTCCTTTgcttcaaaaaatgaaatattaccaAAATCTGTCCAATAAACTGGGTTGTTGTGAGTCAGTTTTCTTTACAAGCCCTTGACTGTAAATTTCAGACATAAACAAAGTAAATGCCCAACGCAGGAAAGAAAACTGTTCAAGAAAGCTTAGTTAAGCTgataaaaaatgtcagtgtaaaTGGACTAAATTATCTAAATAACCGGatgcaatttttctttttatcttgaGTAAACTTTGAGAAGCAGCATTTACAAAGTATAACTGATGAAAGCAAGACTCCATTAGCTGAAAGCCTTGTTTTTATGGCTTTAATATCCCATTTTATTTGTGTCTGGGTTAGTTTCTCCTTATGAAGGAAATGATCTGACCTTTCTGGTTGTGTTCATGGGAAAGTCAAGACAATTAGAGGAATGaaaccaaaagaaaatgaagtcgGAGCATACATAACTAATATAATTTTCTTTTCCAATTATGCTTTTAAATGAATTTGTGGAACACTGACTAGGGACTCCACTGGTGGAGAGCAACTTCATGTACTGTGGTCCTGTATTTCACATTTGCGGACATTTGTCTGCATTATacttttactccactacatgtATTTGGCCATTATAGTTTCTGGATACTATATGAAATATGTTGCATTATTACAGATTAAACTACTGGATATTTTAATCAGCTACTACAATAAAATGCTATAAGTTGATGCATCAGTATTAACACGCTAACAACTGTATAAATTAACATACTATTTGTAGagttatatttttacttttgatactttaaATACATTTGGCTTCTGAGACTTGTGTCCCTTTACATAAGTAAGATTTTGATTGCAAGACTTTTACTTGTCATAAAGAATTTTAATTAGGTAGTCgtacttttatttatgtaaaggaTCTGAGATCTTCCCTCAACCCAGCTCAATATCCAGCTATACTTTCAAATATAAATGTGGAGCAGAACATTTTGACTCATAGTGACTCATGGTTAAGCTCTAAAAATACAGTATCAtcacaatttattttaaaaattggaaTTCATCATACTGATTTACTTGCAGCATAGAATACAGTTTATTCCCTCttcatgtttaattattgaGCTGGATTAATCTGAATATAAGATCTCTACTGTTTTTACTGACACTATTTAACTCTTGACTCTTCctaaagagtaaaaaaaaaatgcctctcCTCTGGTGCAGTACTAAAAtaggatacagaagatgagcaACCATTACAAGTAATAAAAGCCAAACATATTAATGTGCCGATGTTTTCAACCAAAGACATTTTGGTATCAGTGTTTATGTTAATATTAgctgatacatttttttatttatttattttttttacaaaacaatccACAGAAAAAGATGCCTGGGCTGTTTTGAAATGGTGTCACTACAAAATCCTTCCAGTGGCTCTGACAGAATTGTTCACATTTCtttcagcactgtctgcagcacatgtagcagagtgtgaatcacagctgagcagacggCGGTGCGGAGTCAAGCTGTGTCGTCATGGTAAGCtgctaactagtttgtgaaatCCATTGACGGAAAGTTCATCAACTACATTTTCAAGGCCATTCAAGATACCTGACCACCAAACTATTAAAAACTGACTTAGCTAGCTTCTAACTGCAGCAAGAAACAACAATCTAACACTAATGGTAATTACTTACTGTGTTCACCACTGacacttaaaaaaacaagaacaaaaaaaacattcataagTTCTTAGTAACTCATTCATTTACAGTTTCCTTTTCATGGTCAGACTTCCACAGAAACAGCTTGAGCTCTTCCAATGATACTGGACTCTAACATGCCTTTCCCACTGGAAGAAATCAAATAGCTTTAAAGTAGAGGGGGATAATTTTGGACCAGTCAGACTCACATACTaataaaaatctacaaaacaacaattttagTTCCTTAACTTTACTATCAAGCCAAACTAAAACACTTACTGTGATAACAGAATGAAACTATTTAGGGAGTTCTCCAATCTGAAAAAAATTGACAGGCACATTTCTCAAGTTAAATGGGCAGGCCTTTATCAATCTCATTGGCCTGGtcttttatctgtctgtctctgccgTCCTTTATGTCTCTCCCCATCAACCTCACCCCAACTGGTGGAGGCAAATGTCTGccctccctgaacctggttctgctcGACGTTTCTTCCTGCTGAAGTAGACTCAAGTGTAATTTTGTTGGGTTTTAACCTTGTTAAACTATTAAGGTTAAGGACcaacaataataaacaatatcATAGGGTCCTAACTTGATTTATAAGTAGTTGGGTGAATTAGTAACATcaatctctgtttctgtctctctcgccctcttttttaaaaaatctcaaagCACTTTggattaattgcatttttaaatttgctaTAAACATAACATTGATTTGGCTGGACTTAAATAGTAATGCGATTTTAAATGGTTTACAAATAAGGTCATGATCATAAATAAGTGATCATATAACTAACTATAAAGTATGGAATACTGGCTTACCTACGCACCTTATACTGTTATTTCAGGTCCATATCAGAGCTGTCCATGGTGCTAGTAGGCCTGAGTTTCCCCTAACTTTCCCCTACACGCTCATTCAGGTTAGGTCCCGAGTTTACCATCTTAAAAACCCGCATTAAAAACATATTCTAGCTCTCATTTATCTCATTGGATTCTCAGACGCTCAGAAATTGCAACAGTGTTTCTTCACTGGCCCGCGCTACTGTAGGAGATCTGATTCTAGATCGCACAGAATAAAACAGACAGACGTCGGATTTCGATGCAGCTGGTGGCATCTcctgtaaacacacagaaacattcagGCCGGTGGTCATCTCCTTTCAATACACACAAACTAATCAGCGCTGGACATCAGTGAGTCATCGCGAAGCCGCTCAGTCACACTTTAATCTCGATTCACTTTCTCTTTTTCGTCTCTCTTCCCATCTGCACACTCGTCTTTTCACTCTGTCAGAGTTTAGAAGCCGTGAAGGGCTCTGTCTTACCCCGCTGGCCGGAGCGCTGGCTCGTCTCACTGGGGCTCCATGTGCGGTCGGACCAGTGGATctcctggctgctgctgctgctgatgtgaaTCAGCGGAGGGGACACACTGAGCATGCGTGTAGAAggatggggaaaaaacaaacacggaAACTCTCAATAATATGTGACAAATGTTAAGCCATGATCTGTCATTTGTCGGACAAATTCTGATCTTTGTCCATGCAGCTAAGTGAGAAAGTTTTCTAATATGGTCTGTCAGTTGTTAATTCAATATCCTCTAACATCTGGCAACATCTGCTAAAGCAGTGAAACAGCACTAACATGTCTCTGGACTGTTTAGTGAAAGAGGTCAGTTTATTCTAAGAACACAATCCTACATCTCCATTAAATAAAACGGGATTTCAAAAAGTGAATTTAAGTGAacaacattttactttatccCTCAAGTTATAATTTTAAcaaaacgtgtgtgtgtgtgtgtgtgtgtgtgtgtgtgtgtgtgtgtgtgtgtgtgtgtgtgtgtgtgtgtgtgtgtgtgtgtgtgtatatatacacacacacaggagattAAAGCATCAGTCTCTCAAAACTCTATTGGTGAGGTGCCACAGATTCACTACTCGCCTAAAGGATGAAAACCAGATTAAGACCCTCTATATATTTCTCACCACCTCATAGTCGAGGTCCAACACTGTTGTCAGTTCAGCTGGGATGAGCTGTCTGAATGTTTCCCCCCCGGCTCATTCTGAACCTGTCTAGATGTTATCCCCTTAAAGTTTGTTTAGTCTGAAGGGCTTTGGCCAGAGGTACTTTAGAATTGGTTCAAACTTCTCTCCATTGACCTCATCTTGAACCCCTGTCCATTAAAAAACTACCTCTAAGTAACAACCTTTTCCCAACTGGGCTGCTGTGGTGATCTGTTTCGACATGACAATACACAATTTGACCTTTGGGAGGAACAGGAACACTGAATGCATCACCAAGCGTAGGTGGCTGACCTCACTGTGGTCTTCAGGGCTAATTCACATTCATCTGGGAGACAAGTCGGTTATCTGTGTTACAAACTGAAGGTGTGGGACTCAAAAGTGATGCAGGCCATTTACAGCCCAGTCTCACACAGTGGCACAAAGcattattttcacaataaaatgtgagaTGCTTATGTTTTTTACAGACTATCCTTGTGACCAGAACTGGTTAACACTTGTACATCCATATTTAAACCCAAACCTTGATATTTTTCGAAACCTAACAAagcagttttggtgcctaaacttaaccaagcacTTAAGTAGTACAATTAAAAGGAAACTGCTACTGAAAATGACAGTTTCGTAGGACACAGCACCTCAACAAGTAACAAGGTGTAAAAGttatatgaaaaaataatatgtGCAGGACATGTGCTGCCGTCTCTTGGGTGAAAGCCACCCTTTAAACCTCCTAACATAgactttgttgctctttttatGTGAACAGTGATTTGCGAATCACATAATGTGTAACTTAAAAGTCACATGATTTGGATGCAGGTCAAtagataaaaatgcatttccaaATTTTGCAGCCATTGTTGAGACACAATAGTTTTTGCACTGTGGACCAATGTAGCTAGTTCACAGTTTGGATTGAGACTGCTTTGCTATTTACCAGGTAGAGAATTTTAGGAGCTTGACTCAAAAGTCAGGATATTCTGGCCTgtgttgatttgattttgaacatTCTTTAGTGTCTAGTGTTTGTGGCCTCATTCTCATACTGGTACACCAGTAGTGATTCAATTTACATCAACCAGCAGTGAGTCACTGGTCACAGCTGAAGTGGGGAGTAACCATAGGGATGGAGACAGATCAGACTACAGCTAATAAGAGTATGAAGGAGCCTATGGCACAAATTCCAGGAAGTGTTCAAGAAAGATTTCTGATGCTCTAGAGAAGCTCAGGTTCAGAGAAAGGTTTACAGTCTTTAAAAGAAACCAGTTGGCGGCAAGAAGCACAACATAAGTACAAGTCAGCAGTGTTTCTTTAATTACTCTCACTGCAAGAGTAGAAAGAGTTTCACCCTCCAGGTCTTACCAGTTTCTTCTTAGGCCTGACAGCTTTACAAAAGTGCATTACTAAATCGCTGGAGTAACCCTTTAAGGCTCAAAGTCTTTAGATGTTCAAAACCACAACGGTGCAAGATTCAGATGTCCACATGCTTTGTGTGGGAGGGAATGTCGACAACAAAAGGAAAATGCTTCTTCTTCTCATTACAGTCggctaaaatgcaaaatgaaaactcTATGGTTAAATAGTCAGAATCTGGAGTGAGAACCcacgctgcacagggagaacatgtaaactccatgcagaaagatccaaggccaaggctgggatgcaaaccagccactgtgcagcccgtttttccacagacagaaaaagttaAATTATCTTACTAAAAACTCAGACTATAATTACACCTGCTCATTCTATTAATACTGTGAACTTGCAGATAATTTttgccttaaaagtttaattatgTGATGTCTTCTATATCACTACAAAATCCATCCTCAGCGTATGTGCATTGGAAGCTGCGATTACGGCGTCATGTGTGTAAGTTGCATATTTGGTCCATGAAGGCCTCGAAAGTAGTTACAATACCACAAAATCATTCCCATACTCAACTCAAAGACTGCCAACAGTGGAAATCAAGTAGGACTGGTTTTACCTTGTTGGTTTTACCACATTCATATATGGTGTTGGTATATGCTGGAAGACCACCAtaagtgaaataagcagtcaacagcATTGTAGTATTGGAACTGCAGTGTTCTGATGACAGTATCAAAAAGTTTCACATGTAGCAAACCTGAGGAACCAATGCTGTCAGTGTGCAGGTCGGGACTtcctgtatcattattcttcttcagaattggtttctcATTcgaacatacactaccattcaaaagtttggggccacttagaaatatccttacttttgaaaaaagcaagtttttttttctaagaaaataacattaaattcatcagaaacacagtctagacattgttcatgtggtaaatgactattctagcctAGCTGAAaatgttatgatcctgctccagcccctgccct
It encodes the following:
- the nrsn1l gene encoding neurensin 1-like, producing MALCSEACVSGSGGESSSSERGSSCLQFGVRSYLHHFYEECSSSMWDRDPEDRGFVQSQRSALRWNSAVWKVSLALGLLILTAGIVTLSVGYCTPHKIESFGEGDLFFVDAQAVSFNRGLHASAAAGIGLSCLGSALAAMGAVVWILNRANLKEKLFHRPGEGDRRGESGSKWRGCRDLGDVVTKPPGSEEGKMPFTLSKVENVQPTS